In the genome of Megalops cyprinoides isolate fMegCyp1 chromosome 7, fMegCyp1.pri, whole genome shotgun sequence, one region contains:
- the si:rp71-17i16.6 gene encoding uncharacterized protein si:rp71-17i16.6 yields the protein METDGQERMLDTKRPGHMPSTYPLQEHGTGPETEPLVEQSVHQHLHRLFGHATAEYFLSPSFTHTATPPWLRQMMDHMDIDDRVSAVAIWDAMREHSNAELMRLEAESPQQPALQNKNSTDGRDLERGRGHQPALFQVRLMFRLAQINQSRAALLLANNRLPPLSETWEQEGPRKYFHQRRTTETQGGRHKDDRGKHSRI from the exons ATGGAGACAGATGGGCAGGAGCGAATGCTGGATACCAAAAGACCTGGGCATATGCCATCCACCTACCCACTTCAGGAACATGGCACTGGGCCTGAAACAGAGCCTCTTGTAGAGCAGAGCGTCCACCAACACCTGCATAG ACTGTTTGGACATGCTACAGCAGAGTACTTTCTTAGCCCCTCCTTCACGCACACAGCCACGCCCCCCTGGCTCAGACAGATGATGGATCACATGGATATTGATG ATCGGGTGAGTGCAGTTGCAATATGGGATGCCATGCGAGAGCACTCCAATGCTGAGCTTATGAGACTGGAGGCAGAGTCTCCTCAG CAGCCTGCTCTGCAGAACAAGAACAGCACAGATGGCAGAGATCTGGAACGAGGGAGGGGCCACCAGCCTGCCTTATTCCAGGTCAGGCTCATGTTCCGCTTGGCCCAAATCAACCAGTCCCGCGccgccctgctccttgccaacAACcgcctgcctcctctctcagaGACCTGGGAGCAGGAGGGTCCTCGAAAGTACTTCCATCAAAGGAGAACCACTGAGACACAGGGAGGCCGGCACAAAGATGACAGGGGAAAACACAGTCGGATATGA